From the genome of Malus sylvestris chromosome 13, drMalSylv7.2, whole genome shotgun sequence:
taagcctaatatctttttttttttttttttttttttgtgatttagaagaatgtacccatgttttgatacaataaattttttggttaattgtgatgaatgtacccatgtttatacacacacacacaatagtatatttatattttaatatttttaatcccacaaattatggttttttaaatttaaaatctaatttatataaacaactaaaatttctaatttttaatttaaaaaaatatagtaacgtacatagaaataaattatcacattaatttcagggacctcgatcaaaaattaaaaaccaacaagatttcaatcaaagaatattcataactaaggaccgcatccaaagtctccctaaaAATAATCTCCCAAAAATGTGTGACAAATAGGTAGGGATTATTAGAGGGTGTATAAAATGATGGTCCTTAAACACAAACATAGAGTTCAGTCCCGTCTAGGATTTCGAAGAGCTAAAAGTGATTTTTGATTACTAAAAGGTCACTTCTAACTACATTTGGCATAACAAgcacttggattttttttttacaaaaagttTCAACTCATTTGAAATAAAAACACTTCAAgcataagctttttttttttttttttttttttttttgcttgcaTCAAATGCATTCATTATGACTTTGCAGTTGACTAGAGTCATATATGAACTTTAACTTGTATAATCTTTTGGAGAGAAATtgagtttaaatttaaaatagaaAGTTGCAACATTTGATGTGCATTGAAGGAGGAGAGATTTTTCTAAGTTACTTGAACATGATCAGTTCACCCGTGTGATAATATACTTAAGGAGAAGGCTTTTACTTTTTCAAGTGTCCATCTAATTGTATAAGACACATGGTGTACCaagtacactaaaaaatctctcctactATGTCATCCTGTTTATACCTAATTTTGCATTATCAACATGTGTAATTGACGTCGTTGGAtgaattaatatttttctagaCTTACTACTCATCTCAATTATCGTAGTAATTATTGTAGAGAAATATATGAGTTTGGATGCAAGGATAAAACTGAGAGGGCAGTGGATTGATACGTCGGAGGCAGCCAACAAAGGTGGTAGTCTGATTAGACAAGGCAGGAATTGTGGAATCGGTTTGGCTGATTTTTCTTAAGGAGTTCATATTTGTAAAGTTTTAGTTGCTGTTGTTATTTAACACCGATGAACAAGATGCCACTTTTGTCCCAAGCTTCTTCGCTTACTACAATCCAAAGAGAAATTATCGCCAATGACTTTGCAGTAATATCAAATTTTCTAAACTTTCTCTATCACTGCCTATTCTTTACTACAATCCAAACCAAACGATCCAATCCGGACCTTGGCAACTCCTAATGGAATAATGCTCTGGAGAGAGACTaagttaaatttaaaataaaaagttacaatTCTTCATGTGCATTTGATGAGGAGAGATTTTTCCAAGTTACCGGTACACAGGCAATACAGCTGTGTCACAATATATGTGAAgcgaatattttttattttaatacttgtattatgacacgtGATCCGGTGACACCCAAAATTCTCTCATAACATGCCATTCAAATTAAAAGCCTTATGAACATGCAGAGAGTTCCCGTATACTCGAAAATTGGAAGAGTCGAAGTTTAAATGAACCAGCAAACGCAGAGTGCAATGCAATCAATATTAATCTGGCCGTTTCCGGGTGCGTGTATTAATCTTTTGCTCGACTCTTGAAATTCCTGAATTCATTAGTAAATCAAAATAATACACTATATAACAATCTGTATGTTGCAGATTCAACTTATATACATATAGAGTAAGGAGGGAAATGAGAAAACTGTGGCAGGTTTGACTGGAACTGTTGCAATTTTAGCTCTCGCTGCGTACGGTCTATATGGAGTGTTTGGATTGGGTTCCGGCCGAAGGAAGACGATGAAGGCTCCCGAAAGAGAGTACCGAATCTTCAGGGGTGATTTCGAGCCTGACCCTTCTGCTTACTTCAGGGACCTGCGCAAGTAGCAAGTTGAAAATTGGAACTGAAAGAGTACCTTAAATATGAATGCACAGTTGTTGGAGTTTTGGAGACGTGGAgagttttgcttttgttttgtttatgttgTATTTTCCCCTATGATCTATGTTGAATGTTAAACCTTGGAGTTGGGGTTGATTAACATTCTATGGTGATACAAGGCCGCCATACCTGCAATCAGTGAGTGAGCGAGTGAATTCCCGAAGCACCAACATGAGTAATTTATTGCCCAAAAAAAGGCAACGAAAAACATATCAGAAATGCTGCTAATGTTGCCTTTATTACCTTAACCTCGAAGGCAGAAGTCATCAGAAGGTAATACGCAACTGAAACAAGAAAAACCAAACTCATCGCCTTCTCTTGTTGCCTTTGCCGTTTCCTAATTGCCCAGACTTCATAGCGTGTTCTTGCTCTTGTAGGAAAAGTCGTACTTTTCCATATTTCTCagctttctcttcttccatcaGCGCCTTATCCCTTGCCTTCACCTCGTAAAGGAAAGAATTATCCTTACGCAGTTCACGAATAGCCCCTTTAGCTTCTTGCTTCAAAAGTTTCTTCATCTTTCTTCGCTCGGCTCGTTCCCAGTCTGGATCATAGTCTCTGCCCTTAACAAAGCTGCACAACAAAATATCATTCAGTGGTGAATCCAGCAATACGTACAAGCACTACCCAACATAATAACATTAAGACAATTGGGGACGGGTGGTAAAGATAAATTACTTCTCCTCAAATTTCGGATTGAGCATTTTGATAGCCACTGGCTTTTGCTTCCGCAACTGAAGTGGTTGCCGCAGAATGTGATGTTTATCTGCTCTTGTCTTAATCAGTTCAGCAACATCTTTCAATTTGTCTGTTAATACTTGTGGTATATTATCCTGTTCCGCCACTTCAAGCAACAATACTGAAATTGGCAAAAAGATTTCAGGAAAAGAACTGAATCCTTCATAAACAATGACAAACTCACGTAGAGTTTCAATCACCGTCACCAGCACACTAGCCCTGAAAATTAAAAGTTCAACTTTTAAAGACAGAATACCATATGCAAACTTTACAGTATTGATATACAAAATTAGAATAACAAAAGCAATAATCTGGTGGTGGCAAAAATCAAGTTGGACCAATTTTGAGGATCATTTATCGACAGCAAAACTGAAGTCTGCATAAACCCTAAACAACATACGTCACGTGGGCACTTCTACAATGTATCATTGAGTACTGTAACATATTCCTAACCTGAAATCGTCAGATCTGAAAAAAGAGGAGTCTTCCGGTAGGTCCATTATTGTGAGAAAATTCAGAGGATTGACCTGACCTACGGATTCATTTATACATAAGAGAGGCCTGATTGCTTTTAATTCCATAAGATGACAAAACtgcaagaaaacaaaacgagGATTGTTACTTCGTCACATAACTGTAAACTAATTTCCTTCCAAGGACAATGAAACCATAAGGTGCCGcctaatgtataaaaaattacgTTACAAGGCAGTCATACATGAGAATTTTGACTTGGCATTGGCTTTCTGTCTTTAGCTGCCATCAACAATGTTGTGAGAAACATGACTGCTTCAGGACAGAACTTCCGAGATTGTTTGGTTATCTACAGAATgcattaattttaaaagaaagaaatgggaattgaaactGTTGGACAGAACAGTAAATCGACCAATTCAtataactacaaaatacataCAGAGAGAAGCATGGAGCACAAGAAAGAACCAACTGCAGTATCACGACCAGACATGATAGGACTACGTGCCAGATATTCACACATCAACAGTGTTGCTGGAGTCATGACCACATGACGAAAATCAGAGCATGGAAATATCAGGGACCAAAGCCTCAGAAGAAATATTGTCTTTGAAGAAGGCCAATAACTCTGTTctgtaaaaacaaaacaatgacAAGAAGTCAGCACCTCAGCAAGAGGAAGCTTGTAACTATGCTTCCGAACAAACAAAAAGCTATAGATTCCATTAGGGATTACCTGGGTTCTTAACGGTCTCACTAAATTCCGTCCGCGCCCGTAAAATTCTCTCACGAGCACAAATTGCAGCGAAGTATGGAGTCTCCATACTCATCTCAATCAATGGCTTAACCAGAAAATTTAACAACTCCATATTCAACGGCTTTCTATTTGCTAATATGGCAAAATACTGCAGGAGTACACCATAAAATACCTGGAAAAATGGCAGAAACACTCATGAGTACTTAGCAAATATAATGAAAACCGAAGATGTATATCTTCACTGACTTTTTGCTTGGATCAAGTCAAATATTAAACGACAGAACAGAATTGTTCCACATTTGACACATAATTTCAATACTCGTTTCCAAAAACATAGAAGCAACAAACAGTTTCATACTTGCATTTTCTTCCCGTTTTCTGCTGCAAGCTTGATTGCATTGCTTTTCCGGATTCGATTGATAATCAAGACAATGTCAGCATTAGAAAGATTATCCACCAATGCACCAAACTCTTCAAAGCTTTTTGGAGCTTCGATTAGGTACGGGAGGTCTGATTGAGTAGAAGGTCGTTTACCGTCCTGAGATATTTTCTTGGCATCTAAAGAATCGCCCTCTTTTTTACTGGCTTCAGAAgcatcaatttttttcatttttttcagcTTTCTTGGTTCCACCTCTTCTTCATCAGCATCATCATCCTCTTCATGTGCTTCAGACccatcttccttttcttcctcctcatccAAATCCGTTCCAAGACTATCATCATCACTTTGTTCCCAGTCCTTCATAAATAGATTCATTTCACCCAGGTTAATATCTTTATCAGATCCTTCACTGTCATCTTCAGGACTTTCTGAATCCTCAGAAGCATCGCCTTCTTCACTCTCAGAATCGCTAGCATCTTTTCTTTCTAGAATCTCATCAACCCAACCCTTTTTAATCCGCGGCTCTTCATCAAGAGAGAAGGAATCGCCAAGATCATCTCCAGATATGGGTCTTGGCTTATTATGGTTAGATGGTGTCTCAGCATCTTCATTGTCATCGTCACTATTGATATCAGTGGCAAGCATCCTCTTCTGTCTCTCTTCCTGAATTGTGAAACAAACTCGAATGAGCATTCAATTCATACTaaaaaagtacaaatgagaTGCAACATCCAATTTCTCAAGATACAACATCCAATTTCTCAAAGTTCTTTGTTCCACTAAATAAAGGGCATGTTTACTTATCAAAAATGGACATCCAAGGTATGGGTATCATTCCCAACATATCCTGCGTATACTAACACAcaaggaatgaaaaaaaaaatacgtcAACCATGTATGAAATCATCAAAGCGGGTAACCAGGTATCATTCCCATTCATGACTTCTTCCTATTAAACATGCCCAAAAGGAAATGGAAAGCCTAACATTCAAAAAGTTGAATATAATGCATTTTCTTGTTACATCCTCAAAACATCATGCCACTTGCATCACACCAGaatcaaattaaacaaattgTATTAGAGATGACACCAgttaccatatatatatattcataacaAACAAAGGATATATCTTAGTGGCCAAAAGCATATAAACTGCACTTGCCAACATTCTACTGCTATTTACTAATAAGGACTGCTAATATTGCAAATAACTTCAAAAATTTGCACTATTCCTTGATTATGAGGAAGGAACTACAATCATGATTTGGACATATATTGGCACCAGAACATTGAACTTGTTAGCAACAATAAAAATCCCCAACATAAAGCAAAGACAAGTGCATTGGCACATCAAATTAGCATGCACATGACATGCGTGAATGAAAAAACACTCATAAATTGTCACAAAATAAGATACCTCCAAATGCTCAAGCTGTTCTCTCTCCTCTTGTGCTATCTCTTCAGGTGTCTTTGTCCTGTCAGAGGGTTGAGCACGGCTTACCATGACTAAGTTGCCAAAAGTTTTGAAATAAGAACGGGATTTTTCCTCTGAAATTGTAAATAtcaaggaataaaaaaaaactcttataacaacaacaacaaagccttttcccactaagtggggtcggctatatgaatcctagaacgccattgcgctcggttttgtgtcatgtcctccgttagattcaagtactcaagtcttttcttagggtctcttccaaagttttcctaggtcttcctctaccccttcggccctgaacctctgtcccgtagtcacattttcgaaccggagcgtcagtaggccttctttgcacatgtccaaaccaccggaaccgattctctcatatttccttcaattttggctactcctactttacctcggatatcctcattcccaatcttatcctttatcttgtgcccatacatcccacgaagcatcctcatctccgctacacccattttgtgtacgtgttgatgcttcaccgcccaacattctgtgccatacaacatcgctggccttattgccgtcctataaaattttcccttgagcttcagtggcctacgacggtcacacaacacgccggatgcactcttacacttcatccatccagcttgtattctatggttgagatctccatctaattctttgttctcttgcaagatagatcctaggtagcgaaaacggtcactttttgtgatcttcgctagattgctccggtcattagtgtggataagtatataaatggatagagataggaaagcaaacacaagatgtacgtggttcacccagattggctacgtccacggaatagaggagttctcattaattgtgaagggtttacacaagtacataggttcaagctctcctttagtgagtacaagtgaatgatttagtacaaatgacattaggaaatattgtgggagaatgatctcgtaaccacgaaacttctaagtaccggagtgtggtatcgtcttgacttgccttatctgtctcataggtagatgtggcatcttctctggaagtactcttcctccatccaggggtggtatctgtaactggtggagatgcacaaggtaatgtatcaatttcacttggagcttacttgtagtttcaggcttggtcaagcgcgatacaaaccatgtagtaggagtcccccaagtcgccgggctaggggatctgttgaaagaggtgacagacaaggtaagcaatcagagctccggctgattgttcatattctccctatcttgcaggcagcatgaaggataaagagaagaaaaatgagaagagatgatatgggatacttttgcttttgaagaagtaactttccacaggcttattcttgaaccgggctggagggttttctggtttcctccagagtataaggccgactgaagaatttgagggtcaaaacaagtccatcaaatctagagtacgttcgaccctgctgatatgggatacttttgcttttgacagagtaggggatgtatcggcacgtgtgctgttacgcttgtctccacatgcttccttgtatccttctcacttgccctatctgttcctcaggcagatgcggtatcttccctggaagcataagatgttgaagatgagtactcgagagcaaagccaggtaagtaatcaggtaaggggttccaggcagtcagttcctggctggaagcttgattccaagtgctgactgattgctctctttctccttgtcttgcaggtaagaacaaggccaaaggaaaagacagggaaaaagcatgatatgggatactcttgcttttaaccctgatgatatgagatattcttgctctagtatagcttgtttacagaggtattatcggggggaaagaaagctgaatatttcgaaaggcttcgttgggagtgccctctcagataagagaaagggttgagcatttttgcaggtctgcctgtccgttagggatggaggtcgacatatataggagtctccctaacatcaagtaataatgctattcttttaccctgcttggtcatagcacggtagtgggagctgccagctttacatgttttaactctgtcagagcactttgaaaaagcggtctgtggtatctggaaagctgatgttgcgtgtgaagattacagacaagctttatccaatgagatccagctcttgaagttgggaaagtggtgcctcttcggttttcgaacaagcaatcctgtcggggatctggctctcgagattcggagaacgatgcctcttcgatttttgagaaagcaatcctgctgggggtctggctctcgagattcggagagcggtgtctcttcgatttttgagaaagtaatcatgttgggagtctggctctcgagattcggagggcggtgcctcttcgattttggagcaagcaatcttgttgggagtgttttctcgaatgtgagtaaaggttgggcatgtttgctagtctaccttgccacgaagcacagaggttgacacacatggactttcctATTATCCAgaagtggtactgttcctttaccctctcttcgatttttgagaaagtaatcatgttgggaatctggctctcgagattcggaggacggtgcctcttcgattttggagcaagcaatcttgttgggagtgttttctcgaatgtgagtaaaggttgggcatgtttgctagtctaccttgccacgaagcacaaaggttgacacacagggactttccaattatccagcagtggtactgttcctttaccctttcttcgatttttgagaaagtaatcatgttgggagtctggctctcgagattcggagggcggtgcctcttctattttggagcaagcaatcctgttgggagtgttttctcgaatgtgagtaaaggttggcatgtttgctagtctaccttgccacgaagcacagaggttgacacaccgggactttccaattatccagcagtggtactgttcctttacccttgtgggtaataatatggtagctagaccttcaaaatttatgtgtctaaactttgttagtgttgtttctttgcaattcttttacccttcttggtcagagcgatgtagcggaagctgcaagtttcacgtgtctcaactttgtcagagaactttggcaaaattatctgtggtacccatgagttactgttgcgtatgggaagtgggtgattgaacagtacgattcatgtgctttctacttcgccagaaatcttcgacagaatgcccataatttccgcaaagctgagtgtgcgtgtgacaggtgctgacaaggctggaaaagtaggtgcctcttcgatttgtgagatcggccctcgtggtctcttagcagcccagcttttgagaaagcaagcctcttcgatttctgagatcggccttcgtggtctttgagcagcccagcttttgagaaagcaaacgcctcttcgatttctgagatcgaccctcgtagtctctgagcagcccagcttttgagaaagcaaacgcctcttcgatttctgagcaggcgcctcttcgatttctgaagcttcgtcgagtgcagatttttataggggctgacattaagttccaaagcacacttgaatatccaccagtagaagctccattcttgcacttctaagatcttgatttgtccgacctcttctctcttcaacacctttgaaaatgtctggcccctccgaccgtcgttttgacttgaaccttgttgaagaggcagccccgccttctccagacaacatatgacgcccatccttcgtctcccctgctggtcctcttaccgttggggattccgtgatgaagaatgatatgaccgctgcggtagtggccaggaaccttctcactcccaaagataacaaactactttccaaacggtctgatgagttggctgttaaggattctctggctctcagtgttcagtgtgcaggttctgtgtctaatatggcccaacgcctatttgctcgaacccgtcaagttgaatcattggcggctgaagtgatgagtctcaaacaggagattagagggctcaagcataagaataaacagttgcaccggctcgcacatgactatgctacaaacatgaagaggaagcttgaccagatgaaggaatctgatggtcaggttttacttgatcatcagagatttgtgggtttgttccaaaggcatttattgccttcgtcttctggggctgtaccgcgtaatgaagctccaaatgatcaacctctgatgcctcctccttctagggttttgtccagtactgaggctccgaatgatccccctccggtgccttctctttctggggctctaccgactgctgagacttctcctaagcaacctttgtgaaggctccatcttgtttgtttattttgactcaagtatatgtacatatttgtaacttatcggggatatcaataaataagctttccttcatttcaacgaaAAAAAACTCTTatactaaagaaaaaaaattacaaccgTAACAAGTTAGAAGCCAATAAAGGACCTTCATGAAAATACCTGTTCAGAAAGCTCATCCTTCTTCGAA
Proteins encoded in this window:
- the LOC126596770 gene encoding uncharacterized protein LOC126596770, producing the protein MPPWEYGFLRDLATSAAVDVGSSKRWCNDEQSNKASVFVDKRIGEHNDELNEFDKAIRRAQREHQLKTNKKGKYNLSDGEEDDFEFQSLGALSERDDFEDDVLPDDDDDGTETTQTKKRLAMTDQMDGDLMEGEENRPKSKKEVMKEVMAKDKYYRAERAKDKEELEDFRQELDKSFTSIVPSKLLQITEPDKHIPNEHSKKDELSEQEKSRSYFKTFGNLVMVSRAQPSDRTKTPEEIAQEEREQLEHLEEERQKRMLATDINSDDDNEDAETPSNHNKPRPISGDDLGDSFSLDEEPRIKKGWVDEILERKDASDSESEEGDASEDSESPEDDSEGSDKDINLGEMNLFMKDWEQSDDDSLGTDLDEEEEKEDGSEAHEEDDDADEEEVEPRKLKKMKKIDASEASKKEGDSLDAKKISQDGKRPSTQSDLPYLIEAPKSFEEFGALVDNLSNADIVLIINRIRKSNAIKLAAENGKKMQVFYGVLLQYFAILANRKPLNMELLNFLVKPLIEMSMETPYFAAICARERILRARTEFSETVKNPEQSYWPSSKTIFLLRLWSLIFPCSDFRHVVMTPATLLMCEYLARSPIMSGRDTAVGSFLCSMLLSITKQSRKFCPEAVMFLTTLLMAAKDRKPMPSQNSHFCHLMELKAIRPLLCINESVGQVNPLNFLTIMDLPEDSSFFRSDDFRASVLVTVIETLREFVIVYEGFSSFPEIFLPISVLLLEVAEQDNIPQVLTDKLKDVAELIKTRADKHHILRQPLQLRKQKPVAIKMLNPKFEENFVKGRDYDPDWERAERRKMKKLLKQEAKGAIRELRKDNSFLYEVKARDKALMEEEKAEKYGKVRLFLQEQEHAMKSGQLGNGKGNKRRR